In the genome of Quercus robur chromosome 3, dhQueRobu3.1, whole genome shotgun sequence, one region contains:
- the LOC126718612 gene encoding uncharacterized protein LOC126718612 isoform X3 — protein MAEARGGRVTITLGRSGQVVKRATQLSGVSNADSVAAAGAKRSVRDRLGSNADSSVSHRSELNNKRQRSDISSPSLSANGSNGNVRIGRDDLRYKLMQKNAFRRVQSDDDQNRGDLREKLSKAVRPPAPIVDSRQRLPEPKDTGFLGRIPPTRSADDLPRMDSVRSSYSTWTLDHLRRRSPDRVVGMGASRDHSPPRNMEEQHRRPLNRTHDSRSVPYMSKEVFDTSGPMSTTPFMAKPAVPPIPAKPVPPPLGQLPPPHPPLTSLAQKSSYMGDEQQQTVDGLLQSLGLGKYVILFKAEEVDMTALKQMGEHDLKELGIPMEW, from the exons ATGGCCGAAGCTCGTGGTGGCCGAGTCACCATCACTCTTGGGCGTAGTGGCCAG GTAGTAAAGCGGGCTACTCAATTATCGGGTGTTTCGAATGCTGATTCTGTGGCCGCGGCTGGGGCTAAGCGGTCTGTGAGAGATAGATTAGGAAGTAATGCAGATAGTTCTGTGTCACATCGAAGTGAACTTAACAACAAACG ACAACGATCAGATATTAGTTCACCAAGTTTAAGTGCTAATGGTTCGAATGGTA atgtGCGCATTGGTAGAGATGACCTCCGATATAAACTCATGCAAAAAAATGCATTTAGACGAGTTCAGAGTGATGATGATCAGAACCGTGGTGACCTTCGCGAGAAGCTGTCAAAGGCAGTTCGACCCCCAGCACCTATTGTTGATTCAAGGCAGCGCCTGCCTGAACCAAAAGACACGGGTTTCTTGGGGCGAATTCCCCCTACAAGAAGTGCAGATGATTTGCCTCGGATGGACTCAGTGAGAAGTTCTTATTCTACTTGGACGTTGGATCATTTAAGACGAAGATCGCCTGATAGAGTTGTTGGTATGGGTGCTTCTAGGGACCACTCCCCGCCTAGGAACATGGAAGAACAACATAGAAGGCCATTGAACAGGACACATGATTCAAGATCAGTTCCATATATGAGCAAAGAAGTTTTTGATACTTCAGGACCTATGAGTACCACACCTTTCATGGCAAAACCTGCAGTACCTCCAATACCTGCCAAGCCTGTGCCACCTCCTCTCGGACAGCTTCCTCCACCACATCCACCACTAACCAGCCTTGCACAAAAGAGTTCGTATATG GGTGATGAACAGCAGCAAACTGTTGATGGCTTGTTACAGTCACTGGGATTGGGAAAATATGTCATTCTTTTCAAGGCTGAGGAA GTGGATATGACTGCATTGAAGCAGATGGGGGAACATGACCTCAAAGAACTGGGGATCCCTATG GAATGGTAG
- the LOC126718612 gene encoding uncharacterized protein LOC126718612 isoform X1 encodes MAEARGGRVTITLGRSGQVVKRATQLSGVSNADSVAAAGAKRSVRDRLGSNADSSVSHRSELNNKRQRSDISSPSLSANGSNGNVRIGRDDLRYKLMQKNAFRRVQSDDDQNRGDLREKLSKAVRPPAPIVDSRQRLPEPKDTGFLGRIPPTRSADDLPRMDSVRSSYSTWTLDHLRRRSPDRVVGMGASRDHSPPRNMEEQHRRPLNRTHDSRSVPYMSKEVFDTSGPMSTTPFMAKPAVPPIPAKPVPPPLGQLPPPHPPLTSLAQKSSYMGDEQQQTVDGLLQSLGLGKYVILFKAEEVDMTALKQMGEHDLKELGIPMGPRKKILLALAPRSKRQP; translated from the exons ATGGCCGAAGCTCGTGGTGGCCGAGTCACCATCACTCTTGGGCGTAGTGGCCAG GTAGTAAAGCGGGCTACTCAATTATCGGGTGTTTCGAATGCTGATTCTGTGGCCGCGGCTGGGGCTAAGCGGTCTGTGAGAGATAGATTAGGAAGTAATGCAGATAGTTCTGTGTCACATCGAAGTGAACTTAACAACAAACG ACAACGATCAGATATTAGTTCACCAAGTTTAAGTGCTAATGGTTCGAATGGTA atgtGCGCATTGGTAGAGATGACCTCCGATATAAACTCATGCAAAAAAATGCATTTAGACGAGTTCAGAGTGATGATGATCAGAACCGTGGTGACCTTCGCGAGAAGCTGTCAAAGGCAGTTCGACCCCCAGCACCTATTGTTGATTCAAGGCAGCGCCTGCCTGAACCAAAAGACACGGGTTTCTTGGGGCGAATTCCCCCTACAAGAAGTGCAGATGATTTGCCTCGGATGGACTCAGTGAGAAGTTCTTATTCTACTTGGACGTTGGATCATTTAAGACGAAGATCGCCTGATAGAGTTGTTGGTATGGGTGCTTCTAGGGACCACTCCCCGCCTAGGAACATGGAAGAACAACATAGAAGGCCATTGAACAGGACACATGATTCAAGATCAGTTCCATATATGAGCAAAGAAGTTTTTGATACTTCAGGACCTATGAGTACCACACCTTTCATGGCAAAACCTGCAGTACCTCCAATACCTGCCAAGCCTGTGCCACCTCCTCTCGGACAGCTTCCTCCACCACATCCACCACTAACCAGCCTTGCACAAAAGAGTTCGTATATG GGTGATGAACAGCAGCAAACTGTTGATGGCTTGTTACAGTCACTGGGATTGGGAAAATATGTCATTCTTTTCAAGGCTGAGGAA GTGGATATGACTGCATTGAAGCAGATGGGGGAACATGACCTCAAAGAACTGGGGATCCCTATG GGGCCTAGAAAAAAGATTCTCCTTGCTCTTGCACCTCGATCTAAACGGCAACCATGA
- the LOC126718612 gene encoding uncharacterized protein LOC126718612 isoform X2 yields the protein MAEARGGRVTITLGRSGQVVKRATQLSGVSNADSVAAAGAKRSVRDRLGSNADSSVSHRSELNNKRQRSDISSPSLSANGSNDVRIGRDDLRYKLMQKNAFRRVQSDDDQNRGDLREKLSKAVRPPAPIVDSRQRLPEPKDTGFLGRIPPTRSADDLPRMDSVRSSYSTWTLDHLRRRSPDRVVGMGASRDHSPPRNMEEQHRRPLNRTHDSRSVPYMSKEVFDTSGPMSTTPFMAKPAVPPIPAKPVPPPLGQLPPPHPPLTSLAQKSSYMGDEQQQTVDGLLQSLGLGKYVILFKAEEVDMTALKQMGEHDLKELGIPMGPRKKILLALAPRSKRQP from the exons ATGGCCGAAGCTCGTGGTGGCCGAGTCACCATCACTCTTGGGCGTAGTGGCCAG GTAGTAAAGCGGGCTACTCAATTATCGGGTGTTTCGAATGCTGATTCTGTGGCCGCGGCTGGGGCTAAGCGGTCTGTGAGAGATAGATTAGGAAGTAATGCAGATAGTTCTGTGTCACATCGAAGTGAACTTAACAACAAACG ACAACGATCAGATATTAGTTCACCAAGTTTAAGTGCTAATGGTTCGAATG atgtGCGCATTGGTAGAGATGACCTCCGATATAAACTCATGCAAAAAAATGCATTTAGACGAGTTCAGAGTGATGATGATCAGAACCGTGGTGACCTTCGCGAGAAGCTGTCAAAGGCAGTTCGACCCCCAGCACCTATTGTTGATTCAAGGCAGCGCCTGCCTGAACCAAAAGACACGGGTTTCTTGGGGCGAATTCCCCCTACAAGAAGTGCAGATGATTTGCCTCGGATGGACTCAGTGAGAAGTTCTTATTCTACTTGGACGTTGGATCATTTAAGACGAAGATCGCCTGATAGAGTTGTTGGTATGGGTGCTTCTAGGGACCACTCCCCGCCTAGGAACATGGAAGAACAACATAGAAGGCCATTGAACAGGACACATGATTCAAGATCAGTTCCATATATGAGCAAAGAAGTTTTTGATACTTCAGGACCTATGAGTACCACACCTTTCATGGCAAAACCTGCAGTACCTCCAATACCTGCCAAGCCTGTGCCACCTCCTCTCGGACAGCTTCCTCCACCACATCCACCACTAACCAGCCTTGCACAAAAGAGTTCGTATATG GGTGATGAACAGCAGCAAACTGTTGATGGCTTGTTACAGTCACTGGGATTGGGAAAATATGTCATTCTTTTCAAGGCTGAGGAA GTGGATATGACTGCATTGAAGCAGATGGGGGAACATGACCTCAAAGAACTGGGGATCCCTATG GGGCCTAGAAAAAAGATTCTCCTTGCTCTTGCACCTCGATCTAAACGGCAACCATGA